Below is a window of Haloglycomyces albus DSM 45210 DNA.
AGGTTGGACGGGGTGGTGTGGTTGGGAAGCTCCATACGCCGCGTCACATTGATTCCGTGGGTCTCCAGACCGACTCTCTTGTCGGGATTGTTGGTGAGCAACCGAACGGATTGAACTCCCAGGTCGGTCAGTATGCCGGCGGCGGCCGACCATTCACGGGCGTCGGCGGGCAGCCCCAGATCCAGGTTGGCGTCCACCGTGTCGCGCCCGCTGTCCTGCAGTTGATAGGCGCGCAGCTTGTGCACCAGGCCGATTCCTCGTCCCTCGTGTCCGCGCATGTAGACGATGATTCCTCGACCCTCCGCTTCGATTTCGCGCATCGCCGCATGCAGCTGCGGCCCGCAGTCGCATCGCAGGGAACCGAAGGCGTCGCCCGTCAGGCACTCGGAGTGCAGTCGTACCAGCACGTCGCTCCCGTCGCCGACGTCGCCTTTCACCAACGCCATATGTTCGGCGTCGTCGTCGACGACCGAATAGCCGTAGGCGGTGAAGTCTCCGTATTCGGTGGGCAGTACGGCCCGTGCTTCACGCGTGACGTTACGCTCTTCGCGACGTCGCCAGGCGATCAGATCGGCGATGGTGATCAATGCCAGGCCGTGTTCGTCGGCGAAAGCCCGCAGGTCGGGTAGGCGTTTCATGGTGCCGTCATCATTGACCAGCTCGCAGATTCCGGCGACCGGTTGTTTGCCCGCCATACGCGTGAGGTCGGCGGCGGCCTCGGTGTGGCCGGGACGTTCGAGGACTCCGTCGGGGCGAGATCGCAGCGGTACGACGTGGCCGGGGCGTGTCAGATCGCTGGGAGTGGTGCTCGGCTTCGCGAGGGTCGCGATGGTGTGTGCTCGGTCGGCGGCGGAGATTCCCGTGGTCACTCCCGACTTGGCGTCCACACTGACGGCGTAGGCGGTGCCGTGTCGATCCTGGTTGTCGACATAGGCGGGGGGCAGCTGCAGCGCGTCGGCCCGCTCGGCCGGTAGCGACACGCAGATGTAGCCGGACGAATAACGGACGGTGAAGGCGAGTAGTTCCGTGTCGGCGTCCTCGGCGGGAAAGATGAGGTCACCTTCATTCTCCCGGTCCTCGTCGTCGGCCACGACGATCGGCCGACCGGCGGCGAGCGCTTCCACGGCCTCTGGGATGGTATTGAGGCGAATGTCGGACATCAGTTGCTCTTTCGTGCTTGCAGGAGCTTTTCAATGTGTTTGGCGGTGAGATCTACTTCGATATGAACGGTGTCGCCGGGGTTCTTCTTCCCCAATGTGGTGGCCGACAGAGTTTCTGGGATGAGGCTCACACTGAAGGTGTGTTCGTCGACCGCTACGACGGTGAGCGAGACGCCGTCGACGGCGATGGAGCCTTTTTCGACGATGTATCTGGTGTATTCACCGGGGAGGTCGAAGGTGACGGTCTCCCAGTTGGCCCCCGGTTCGCGGTGGGTGATCGTGGCGGTGGTGTCGACGTGGCCCTGTACCAGGTGACCGCCGAGGCGAGTGGTGAGTGTGGCGGCCCGTTCGAGGTTGACGGGGGATCCGGCTTCTAGTTTACCGAGGTCGGAACGCTCATAGGTTTCCCGCATGACGTCGGCGTGGAATTCGGCGCCGTTGATTTCGGTGACGGTGAGGCAGATTCCGTTGACGGAAATGGAGTCTCCGATGGAGGCATCGCCGGTGACCAGCGGCCCGTGGACGGTGATGCGCCCTGGCTCGGCTCGGCTGACGACCCCGAGCTCCTCGATGATTCCGGTGAACACTGTTCCCCCTACTTACTTGTCCAGTAGCAGGGCGCGGTGCCGGGCACCGGAATTCAGGGAACAGTCGGGACGGTAACGGGCGTGGCGGCACGGTGGCGCTCGGTGCGCACCGGGCTCTACACCCGTGGTGGTTTTCCTATCGCGTCTGCTCCCATCCGGACTTTCACCGTCGGCTCTGGACTCACCGGTTGCCCCCGGTTCACCAGATCCACCGATTACTGGAGGTAATCGGGTCGCGGGCTTGCGCCGTTTGCGCTCACCGCCGGTTCGGACTTTCACCGACCCCGCTGACGTATAGGTTGTCGTCTGGAATTGTGTCATATGTCCGGACTGTTTGGCTACATTTGTGCGATATAACACCGATCACGAAGGCGGCGAGCAAGGCACTCTAGCGGCTCCAGAACACGGGGCGACCTGGGCGGTGCACCGTATCGGACGGTGCGGTGGAGTAGGCTATGTAGTCGCCTATATGCGACTTTGCCTTCCCTTTCAGGTTGCTGGCTTCGGCGACGGCTTCGTGAGCGTCGGCGAAGTTGCGCTTGGTGGACAGAGCGACTCCGATAGAGAGCGTCGGCAGCGCCGAGCGGGCCGGATTCCCATTGCGGTCGGTGAAGTCGATGTACCCGACTTCCACGTCCTTATCGTCGGCCAAGTCGATGACGTGTTGGCGGAAGTTCCCGATGAGAAATCTGATCGTGGCGTCGATGTCGTCGGGCCGCGCCAGGATCGCGAAGTCGTCTCCACCCACGTGGCCGAGGAATACCGGGGCGGCGCCCGAGTCGGCCGCGGCGCTGTAGGTCGCTTCGGCCAAGGCCCGAATGAATTCGTCTCCGCGCACGAATCCGTATACGTCGTTGACCGCTTTAAAATTATCAATATCAATATAGGCGAGCGCAAAAGGGTAGGCACGCCTGATCCAGGCGGTCACCTCGCGCAGAATGCGGTCGTTGCCGGGCATGCCGGTCAAGGGGGACGCTTCGCGAACCTCCCGATGTCGCCGAATCGCCGACCCGATCCGGGCCGAGACTTCGGCCGGGTCGAACGGTTTGGCCACGACGTCGTCGGCCCCGGTTTTCAGGGCGACGATGGTTTCCGCGGCGGTCAATCTGGCCTGTGTGAAGACGATCGGCAGGGAGGCGGTCGCCGGATCGGCGCGCAGTTGCCCGGTCAAGGCCAGTCCGTCGATGAACGGAATGTCGCGTTCGATGATCAGAATCGACGGGCGTCGCACCGCGATGGACGCCAACGTCTGGTACCCGTCTCTGGCGAGCGCGGTGTCGAACCCGTCGTGGCGCAGGCGTTCAGCCAGGTACTGGGCGACATGGGCATCGGAATCAGCTATGAGCACCAGATCCTCGCCGGGAGTGGGGTCGGCGTTGGGGATGGTATCGCTCACGTGGTCACCGTTCGTTGGTCGCCGGGTTGTCAGTGGACGGTTGACGCGCCGCGTCGGCCTGTTGCCGGAGTCGTCGGGCGGCCGCGGCGGGGTCGGAGGCACCGTAGACGGCGGTACCGGCTACGAAGGCGTCGGCACCGGCCGTAGCGGCCTGTTCGATGGTATCGGCGGAGATTCCTCCGTCAACCTCAATACGGAGATCCAAGTGCCCGCTTTTTGCGTGACGACGTGCGAGCGCGACCTTGTCCAGTAGCTCAGGCATGAATTTCTGCCCGCCGAAACCGGCTTTGATCGTCATGATCAGCAGCGTGTCGAATTCCGGCAGAATGTCGAGGTAGGAATCCACCGGAGTGTCACGGTCGATCGCCAGCCCCGCCTTGGTTCCGGCCGCACGCAGGTTTTTCGCGATGGTCACCGGATCGTCGGTCGCCTCGGCATGGAACGACACGTTATAGGCGCCCAGTTCCGCATAGCCAACGGCCCATTGTGCGGGATCGTCGATCATGAGGTGACAGTCGAGCGGTACGTCGGTACTCGCGCGGAGAGCCTGAACGACCGGAGGCCCCAGCGTCAGGTTGGGCACGAAATGATTGTCCATGACGTCAACATGCAGCCAATCGACCTCTTCGGACACTCGAGCCGCCTCGTCTGCCAAGTGGGCAAAGTCCGCGGCAAGCAAACTGGGGGCAATGACGGTTGACTGTTCTGTATTCCTCACGTCGCTCACCCCTCAAGTGTAATTCAAGGCGTACGGTAACGACACGCCAGTTTGGCCTTACTCGCGCGGTGCGGAAACACGCCTTGACGATGCGGCTCTACCGTCTCATACGCGGCGTAGAAGAGCGAGGAACATGGCGTCCGTACCATGACGATGCGGCCAGAGCTGCCGATACGGCCCCGCGGTCGTATCGGGAATCTCCGACACCAGCGCCGGCGACTCGACCACTTCCACGTGACCTTCGGCCACAACGGAGTCGACGATGTCCTTGGTCTCCGCCCACAACGGCGAGCAGGTCACATAGGCGACCACTCCCCCACGACGGGTAATGCGAACGGCGTTGTGGAGCAGTGCGCGTTGCAGCCTGCTCAACTCAGCGACGTCGACCGGCTGTTTGCGCCAACGTGCCTCCGGGCGGCGACGCAGTGCCCCCAGCCCGGAACAGGGGGCGTCGACGAGCACGCGGTCGGCACCGTCCGCACGTCCCCACCGCCTTCCATCGGCTTCGACAACCTCCACCGGCATATCGGTCGTGTTCTCCCGCACCAGGTCCGCTCGGTGGGCTGCCGGCTCCACGGCCGTCACCCGTGCGGAGCGTTCCCGCGCCAGACTGCCGAGTAGAGCACTTTTACCTCCTGGACCGGCACACAGATCGACCCATGCCGCGTCACTTCCCTCGATCGCGGTGTCGGTAAGGGCCAGGGTCACCGCCTGGCTGCCCTCGTCCTGTACGCCCGCCGCCTTCGCCGCGACCGCCGGGACCCGACCGGGGTCCCCTGCCGAAAGGTACACCGCATAGGGAGACCAGCGTCCGACCTCACCACCGGTTTGGGAGGCCAGATCAGACCGTGTTATCCGCCCTGGCCGGGCGGTGAGATGCACCTGCGGAGCGCTATTGTTCTCCGCCAGAGCGGCCTCCACCTCTGACTCGGGCAGGAGCGACTCGAATTCGGCCACAATCCATTCCGGATGGGATTGATCGAATGCCAGCCGACCTCGCGTCGTCGTCGGGTCAAGGCCGGAGCTTGCCCTTGGTGTGTCCATCAGCTCCGCACGCCACTGTTCAAACGAACGGTCCGCCACCTTACGGAGTACGGCATTGGCCAGACCGGACACCTTGGGCGCCACCGCTCCCTTGACGAGCCCGACGGTTGTGGACACCGCCGCGTACGCGTCGATGCGGGTCCACAGGATCTGATAGGCACCGAGGCGGAGAGCGTCCACCAGGTCGGGACGCAGATCGGTCAGGTCCCGCCCGGAGGCGGCGGTCAAAACGGCGTCGAGCGTGCCTTGAGCGCGCAGAGTGCCGTAGGCGAGTTCGGTGGCGAGCCGGGAATCCCGCTCCGACAGGTTCGCCGCCGCCAGCGCTTTGGGTAGCACCAGGTTGGCATAGGCGTCATCGGCGCTCACCGCTCGTAGAGTGTCGAAGGCGACGCGCCGGGGATTGTTACGCCCACCTCGACGGGTCTGAGTGGGTCGACCGTTCGCTTTACTCAAACCGACCATCGCTTTCCTGAATTCCACGCGCCCATGCGGTCGCGTCCATGGCTTTCTTACCGGCCGGCTGTACCGTGCCCAGACGCACCGGATCGGTCGCGGTACCGACGAACACGGACTTCTTGGTCGTTTCCAAGCGGCCCGGTTCCAACCGAGGGCCGTCCTTGTCGACCGTCACCGGACCAAGACGGAAGCGTTCGCCCTGCCATTCGGTCCACGCACCCGGCGTCGGCGTCACGGCGCGCACCCGGCGATCCACGGCGAAGGCCGGTTCGCTCCACCGCACACGGGCGTCGGCGGAGGTGATCTTCGGAGCCAGACTCACTCCGTCGCTCGACTGCGGACGAGCGTGGATATCGTCCTCGGCCAGAGCGTTGACCACGTCGACCGCCAGGCGCGCTCCCGAGACGGACAGGCGTTCCAGCACGTCACCGGAGGTGTCCCGAGAGGAGATGGAGTCGGTGACCATGCCGAAGACCGGCCCGGTGTCCATCCCGGCCTCCAGCTGGAAAACGCTCGCACCGGTCATATCGTCACCGGAGAGAACGGCGTGTTGCACCGGGGCGGCTCCGCGCCAGGCGGGCAACAGCGAGAAATGCAGGTTGATCCAACCCAGACGAGGAATGTCCAGAGCTTCGCGCGGTACGAGTTTCCCATAGGCCACCACGACCACAAGGTCAACGTCGAGCTCACGTAGACGTTGGTGAGCCTCTTCCGTCCGCAGAGTGGTCGGCGTCCACACGTCCAGACCGCGATTCTCGGCCCACTGCGCCACCTGGGAACGGGCGACCTTGCGTCCACGTCCGCGACGTGCGTCCGGCTGTGTGAGTACCCCGACCAGTTCGTGCGGCGATTCCGCGAGCGCTTCCAGCGTCGGAACGGCTACCTGTGGTGTCCCGGCAAAAAGTATCCTCATTGTTTGAAAAACAGTCCTTGATTTCCAGATTGGGAATGTGGAGAGACTTTGACCTTTACGTTGTCGTCGTACCAGTCCTGTGCTCGGATTTCTTCCAATGCCGCACGCCGCGCCTCCTTGTCGAGGCGATCGATGAAGATAATGCCGTCCAGATGATCGGTCTCGTGCTGTAGGCAGCGGGCCATCATACCGGTACCGACGATCTGGACGGGATCGCCGTACTCGTTAAAGCCCTTGGCGATGACGTTCTGACGTCGTACCGTGTCGAAATAGAGCCCGGGAAGGGACAGACAACCCTCCGGGCCCTCCTGAAGCTCTTCATCGGGGAATTCGAGTAGTGGATTGACGATGTGGCCGACCACGTCGTCCACGTCGAAGGCAAAGACGCGCAGCCCTACTCCCAGCTGAGGGGCCGCCAAACCGGCGCCCCCTTCATCGCGCATGGTGTCGACCAGATCCTTCACCAGCTTGCGTAGCTCTTTGTCGTAGCTGGTCACCTCCTCGGCAGGTGTCCGTAGGACGGGATCTCCGTAGAGGTGAATCGGCATCACCGACATGTCGTCTCCCCTTATCGGTCGGTATCAGGGCGGCATCGTACTCAGTGTCGCACCCTGATCGGGGTGTGGTGGCGTTCCGGTCGGCGGTTGTGGCCTTCGCGTCCATCGCCAGCATCAGCACCCCGACGATCGACACGGTGGCGCATATCAACAACACCGCCAGAGTGCCTATCTCCCCCAACCAGATCATGTTCCTCACCCCCATCAGCGACGGTTTGCGCCCCGATCCGTCCCGGCTAAGCCGTGTGGGAACGAATGGCGACGTCGGAGAGCAGGCGGCGCACCAAATATCCGTACAGAATCAGCAACACGGCCACGACCAGCAACTTGTACTGCAGATCGACATCGGCGATGAGGCCGAAGGTCAGCCGGATCGGTAGGGGCGCGTCCACCAGGTTGGTATCCGACAGGCCATTGACCGTGATCACGCCACCGGCGATGACGAAGATGACCGGAATGGTGCTCTGGCCTGCCATGCGGTATATCAGCACCCCGGTCAGCATTCCGACGAAGGTGTAGACGTAGTACACGGGAAAGGTCAGCAGGCCGTCGATCAGCGTATCCGATACCGACCCGCTGACCTCCGCCCACAGGCCACCGACCAGTTTCTGCTGACTGTCCAAGGCGGTCAGAAGGAAGTACTCCCCGGTATAGCCGGCAATCGTTATGAGCGCCATGAGCGGTGGAGCCACCACCGCGAACATCAAAAAGCCGGCCGACAGTTCCCGGCGCGTCACTCCTTGAGCCACACCGGTCGGAACCAGGCTGTAGGCGATGCCGCCGGCCATAATGGC
It encodes the following:
- the def gene encoding peptide deformylase; this translates as MSVMPIHLYGDPVLRTPAEEVTSYDKELRKLVKDLVDTMRDEGGAGLAAPQLGVGLRVFAFDVDDVVGHIVNPLLEFPDEELQEGPEGCLSLPGLYFDTVRRQNVIAKGFNEYGDPVQIVGTGMMARCLQHETDHLDGIIFIDRLDKEARRAALEEIRAQDWYDDNVKVKVSPHSQSGNQGLFFKQ
- a CDS encoding transcription antitermination factor NusB — translated: MVGLSKANGRPTQTRRGGRNNPRRVAFDTLRAVSADDAYANLVLPKALAAANLSERDSRLATELAYGTLRAQGTLDAVLTAASGRDLTDLRPDLVDALRLGAYQILWTRIDAYAAVSTTVGLVKGAVAPKVSGLANAVLRKVADRSFEQWRAELMDTPRASSGLDPTTTRGRLAFDQSHPEWIVAEFESLLPESEVEAALAENNSAPQVHLTARPGRITRSDLASQTGGEVGRWSPYAVYLSAGDPGRVPAVAAKAAGVQDEGSQAVTLALTDTAIEGSDAAWVDLCAGPGGKSALLGSLARERSARVTAVEPAAHRADLVRENTTDMPVEVVEADGRRWGRADGADRVLVDAPCSGLGALRRRPEARWRKQPVDVAELSRLQRALLHNAVRITRRGGVVAYVTCSPLWAETKDIVDSVVAEGHVEVVESPALVSEIPDTTAGPYRQLWPHRHGTDAMFLALLRRV
- a CDS encoding riboflavin synthase, with protein sequence MFTGIIEELGVVSRAEPGRITVHGPLVTGDASIGDSISVNGICLTVTEINGAEFHADVMRETYERSDLGKLEAGSPVNLERAATLTTRLGGHLVQGHVDTTATITHREPGANWETVTFDLPGEYTRYIVEKGSIAVDGVSLTVVAVDEHTFSVSLIPETLSATTLGKKNPGDTVHIEVDLTAKHIEKLLQARKSN
- a CDS encoding GGDEF domain-containing response regulator, which encodes MSDTIPNADPTPGEDLVLIADSDAHVAQYLAERLRHDGFDTALARDGYQTLASIAVRRPSILIIERDIPFIDGLALTGQLRADPATASLPIVFTQARLTAAETIVALKTGADDVVAKPFDPAEVSARIGSAIRRHREVREASPLTGMPGNDRILREVTAWIRRAYPFALAYIDIDNFKAVNDVYGFVRGDEFIRALAEATYSAAADSGAAPVFLGHVGGDDFAILARPDDIDATIRFLIGNFRQHVIDLADDKDVEVGYIDFTDRNGNPARSALPTLSIGVALSTKRNFADAHEAVAEASNLKGKAKSHIGDYIAYSTAPSDTVHRPGRPVFWSR
- the rpe gene encoding ribulose-phosphate 3-epimerase is translated as MRNTEQSTVIAPSLLAADFAHLADEAARVSEEVDWLHVDVMDNHFVPNLTLGPPVVQALRASTDVPLDCHLMIDDPAQWAVGYAELGAYNVSFHAEATDDPVTIAKNLRAAGTKAGLAIDRDTPVDSYLDILPEFDTLLIMTIKAGFGGQKFMPELLDKVALARRHAKSGHLDLRIEVDGGISADTIEQAATAGADAFVAGTAVYGASDPAAAARRLRQQADAARQPSTDNPATNER
- the fmt gene encoding methionyl-tRNA formyltransferase, whose translation is MRILFAGTPQVAVPTLEALAESPHELVGVLTQPDARRGRGRKVARSQVAQWAENRGLDVWTPTTLRTEEAHQRLRELDVDLVVVVAYGKLVPREALDIPRLGWINLHFSLLPAWRGAAPVQHAVLSGDDMTGASVFQLEAGMDTGPVFGMVTDSISSRDTSGDVLERLSVSGARLAVDVVNALAEDDIHARPQSSDGVSLAPKITSADARVRWSEPAFAVDRRVRAVTPTPGAWTEWQGERFRLGPVTVDKDGPRLEPGRLETTKKSVFVGTATDPVRLGTVQPAGKKAMDATAWARGIQESDGRFE
- a CDS encoding bifunctional 3,4-dihydroxy-2-butanone-4-phosphate synthase/GTP cyclohydrolase II; its protein translation is MSDIRLNTIPEAVEALAAGRPIVVADDEDRENEGDLIFPAEDADTELLAFTVRYSSGYICVSLPAERADALQLPPAYVDNQDRHGTAYAVSVDAKSGVTTGISAADRAHTIATLAKPSTTPSDLTRPGHVVPLRSRPDGVLERPGHTEAAADLTRMAGKQPVAGICELVNDDGTMKRLPDLRAFADEHGLALITIADLIAWRRREERNVTREARAVLPTEYGDFTAYGYSVVDDDAEHMALVKGDVGDGSDVLVRLHSECLTGDAFGSLRCDCGPQLHAAMREIEAEGRGIIVYMRGHEGRGIGLVHKLRAYQLQDSGRDTVDANLDLGLPADAREWSAAAGILTDLGVQSVRLLTNNPDKRVGLETHGINVTRRMELPNHTTPSNLKYLQTKRDRMGHLISGLPTELEGVA